The Brachypodium distachyon strain Bd21 chromosome 4, Brachypodium_distachyon_v3.0, whole genome shotgun sequence nucleotide sequence GTGGATCATAATTGATCATGCTTGTGCTGCATATTCATATGTATCTGTGCCACTTTATGATACTCTAGGTATGTTGTATTACAGAATGATCATTGCTCTAATTTTCAGTCATCTAGTAACATTTTTTCTATGTAATGTACTTCCTGCAGGTCCAGATGCAGTTCAGTTCATTGTGAATCATGCAACAGTAGAAGCTATTTTCTGTGTGCCTCAAACACTAAGCAGTGTGAGATTTAATCCCTTATCTTGAACTTAGATGATGACTACTTTCTGCATTCCATGAAAATTGCAGTACTCATGTCACTGATTGTCCAGTTctaactagcaaggtgggcaACTGGCTAGTTATTTCCAGGAAACTGATCTATGCTTCTATGTGTTAGTCTCATCCTGCTAAGACCATAATTTCTGTTGAATATGACTCTTATGGGCGCTTCACAATGTGAAAAGATTGCATGGTATACTACATGCATGCCAGATACTTTATGTTTTAGACTGATTGCATCCGCATATACAGATGATTAATGTGACCTCTATCTTGAATTAGGCTTTACGCTCTAATCGGAATTTTATTCTGGTTTAAAACACCACATCAGAATAGTGTGCACTTAGTTTGCTACCTTTGGTTTGCCCCTTTTTCtggtttttttgtgtgttttcttGTAAGAGTTTTACCTTCACACACATCAGTTTACAGACAACTCTTAGCATTCAACTTGCATCACATCATGGATTCATGGTACAATGAGAAAGAAGTACATTTAATTTCCTTCTTTTAATTACATTTTTCCCTTGATTGCAGTTGCTAAGCTTCATAACTCAAATGCCATGTGTTCGCCTTATAGTGGTAAGTGTGGACAGTTTGCAATTAATTTATGCAATGTAGCTGTGATGATTTTGTGAGAACTCCTCTTCTGCATTTTTTTCTAACTTGTTTTGTATAGGTAGTTGGTGGAGATGATACAAATACGCCATCTGCAACGGCAAGTACTGGAGTGGAAATTATAACGTACTCCAGGCTACACAGCCAGGTGGGCTTGCTAAACGATCCTTTACTTTTTAAAAGAAATATCCTGTTTGTGGGGAACTGTTAATGATGAATAAGAGGTTTATCTGTACAACTCACTTCTCATATGCTGCACATAGTGTGGTATCCCGTATCCATTCTTTAGCTTCATTGTGGCTCTACTTTTAACTTTTAACTTTCAATGTACATCCATATGATATGGTAGaactaccacatggatttttttttcttgaaatcACAATTTTTTATGTGCCCTAACAGTAACAATATGTGTGCTCACTGTTCAGTACTTCTGATAGGCTTATATGTATGCTGGATGCCTGGATATATGTCTTTTGGTTTGCTTCATGTGTGTGGGTAgccaattattattttctggAACACCCTTGGAAgtgtgtcattttcattaagaaagGGCTAAGAGAGCAGAAAGAACCAAAAATTACAATATGAGCACTGCACCCGTCAACAGCGGGGCCAGGAAACTAATACAACCGTCTTCAACAAGCGATCTACAACAGATTCCTAGCTAACCTGAACCGAGAACAGCATGGGAAACAGAAGATCAGAGACCTGAAGTGCCACCAGTGCTCGCTGGCAGGCATCTAGAATAATTGATACTCGCACATGTAGTGTTTATCTCATTTTTTCTGAACCACTTTTGATCTATTAACTTAGGGAAAGATGAGTTCTCAAACTTTTCGTCCTCCAAAACCTGAAGATGTTGCCACTATCTGCTACACTAGCGGCACTACTGGCACACCAAAGGTATGTCATTcacttattattattatttgctTCATCACGCAACTCTTGTCCTACTTTCAAGTATGTGAGTTTTGACACCAATCTTTTCCCAGGGAGCTGTTCTTTCTCATGAGAACTTAATCGCAAATGTAGCAGGATCAAGCTTAGTCGTGAAGTTTTACCCCTCTGACGTGTGAGGATTTTACGTACTTTTTTTGCAATAGCTTATCAATGTACATGAACTCTTTAACATATTTCTCAATTAGTAATTTGGATATCTCTCTTCAGGTATATCTCATATCTACCTTTAGCTCACATCTACGAGAGGGCTAACCAAATCGCACTGCTTCACTATGGTGTTGCCATTGGATTTTACCAAGGGGTATGCAGATTTCAAACTATTAAGGAAGAAATTTTATAGTACTCCCTTcatcccataattcttgtcattgttttagttcaaatttgtactaaaacaatgacaagaattatgggacggagggagtacttcacatTTATTGTTGGAATATTATGTATCTGCAGAGCATTTTTTTACTGAACTATGTCAGTGAACATGCAGAAGTAACTGATAATACAATAGCTTGTATAAGTTACTCACCCAATGCAACACTTCAGttgtttcttgtttggatAACTTCTTATAAGAGATGCGGGCCATTCAAAGATTAGTTGAAAACCACAGACGCATCTTATGAAAGGTCGTCCATCAGTCACCAGTCACCACCAAGATAGTATTTTTCCAATTATAGTACTGTAGTATTTGTAATGGTAGTAGAATGggtccattttttttactcgTGTTTCTTTGTTCATTACACCTCTATTGCTCATCCTAAACCCTACCCCCACTACTGTTACACTGACCCCACTGCTGGGTTCCCTTGTGCACACCTACTGTTTGTATGCTGGTCTGTCAGAAGCAAAGTTCTTTGTTCACCATTTATCAAATACTCAGATACACGTCATACTTCTACATGCATAATATTATTTTCCCTTTAATCATGATTTCTCCAGTCATCTTCTTTTTCATGGGTTTATTGCTGTGGTTTCCAGGATAATTTGAAGCTGATGGATGATTTGGCTGCTTTAAGACCAACCGTATTCGCAAGTGTTCCCCGGCTATATAACAGAATTTACTCTGCGTAATACAACTATACCAGTAGTTAGATACTTTCATGTTTGTCGTGAATATTGCCAGCCATAACTTCTGCGAGGTTATCATTTCTTTATCTTGGATACTGTTAGCGGGCTCATTACTTATTTACTCTGTAGAATTACAAATGCTGTGAAGGAGTCTGGAGGGTTAAAAGAAAGATTATTTCGTACTGCATACAATGCCAAGAGGCAAGCACTTATGAGTGGTAAGCACAGCATGACTATCATTTGATGAATATTTTATCCTTTGCATATAGAATGAGAATTACTTATTAGTTTTGTGTTTTAGGACGAAATCCATCCCCAATGTGGGATAAGTTGGTATTTAACAAAATAAAAGCTAGGCTTGGTGGACGGGTGAGGCTTATGACTTCAGGTGCTTCGCCATTGTCAGCAGATGTAATGGAATTCCTGAGAATGTAAGCTGATTGCCGATGCCCTCCTTTGGTGCATGATTATTATTGAGAACTTAGAGTTGTTAATTAGTTAAAACCGTTTTTACTTTTTATAGATGCTTTGGTGGTGAGGTTCTTGAAGGCTATGGAATGACAGAGACATCATGTGTCATCACGACAATGGATATTGGTGACAGATTAATTGGTCATGTTGGATCTCCAAACCCTTCTTGTGGTAAGCTTTCTGTTTAGATTATGGTAGAATGACATGTGTTTGGTTAAATGTCCTTTTGGAATTTGGTTAAATGTGGGTTTGATCCTACAAAATTTACACTTCctccaaacagggcctaagcAGAGAATCAAGTCATACAAAAAAGCAGTTGTAAAAAGAATCTTACAAAAGCACAAAAACAATGTGTGGCTAATTTATCATTAGAAAGGGAAACTACCCACACCCTAGCAACTAACACGCTTCAGAATAGTCCCAGGCTGGCTTTGGCAACCTGTAGTGGTTAGCCTGGCATGTAGCTCAGCTCCTGCCTTGATACTGTCCACGAGCAATACTAGGTCGCAATGCTCTATCTGTGACACACTGTTGTTCTTTGGTGCCACATAGACCAATTCAACAGATCAACATTCATATCAGGTGATATTCATGCTTTTGAACCTCCTATAGATGGGTATATATATCATTGAAAAATCTTATTTCATGTTGTCCATTTAGCAAGGTCCAACGATCCTTGTTGATTGGATCACGTTATCCAGAGATAAATTATACTGTTTGTTAAGAAACGTGTCAATGTTCTTTCCATCTTGCCACAAACCAAGGTTTCATTTTCAAGTTTACATGAAGTTTTGTTATGTGTTTTTGTATGCAAAGTTTTTATGTGTTCTCACTTTCACAATGAcaaatttcctttttgttttcagAGATTAAACTTGTGGATGTCCCAGAAATGAATTACACCTCTGAGGATCAACCACATCCTCGTGGCGAAATCTGTGTTAGAGGACCTGCAATATTCCGTGGTTATTATAAAGATGAAGTCCAAACGTAATTTGATATCCTCTCACTCCTATTTAAACTTTCAATTCTATTAACTAAGCTTTATCAACTGCATTTGAAAACCTGCAGAAGAGATGTCATTGACGGGGATGGTTGGTTGCATACTGGAGACATAGGTTTGTGGTTGCCTGGAGGGCGTCTAAAAATCATTGATAGGTAAAACTGGAAGCTGAATAATATGATATTCCGTGTTGCAATTTCCTTTTGGAGTTGAGATGGCAATTATGCGCCTTGTGCtttcttttgattggtaaagTGACATGTATTAGAATTATTACTAAACAACTGCAACAGCTTTATGAAGATAGGCATAGAATTGAACTACTATCTAGCAAAGTTCCCAGTAAAAGTGATTCTTCttcagaagaaaaatgcaCGTGACAGGTTTCTCTGAAAAAAATAACTTCAGGAAGGACAGCAAGCAAAGTATTATTATGTTATCCATTTGCTTCCATATCCATCTtaggacttgaaattttgtagCATGTGGGGTCATCTCGGTATCTAGTTTCTAAGCTATTCAGATTTCGTAATGATTTTTGTTCATTGTTTTAGGTGCTAAATCATTAATATATACATACTTGACAGATCTTGTGGTGGGCACGTTTGCTGCATAGTTCGATCCAACAAATTACTGTTTTGTTCACTGTGATTGTAGATTGTACCATCAAACTTGGCACCTGGCCTTAATtctattatactccctctgatccataataagtgtcgctgatctAGTACAACTTTGTTGTACTAAATTATGGACCGAGGGATTATATTATTATAATGCATGGAGGATTTTGAGAAATCACTACAGCTCTCAGTTTGTGTCCGTTTATTTCGATAATCACCCATTCTCTTACCTGCACATTTCCATATATGTTACCTATCTGTCTCCCTAGACTTAGTTTGGTCTAGGGATGTAAACGGGTACCCGTTTGAGCCCGTTTCAGGCCTGCACACAGCGTCCTTTgacagcaaaagagaaaaagctAAAACGAAACACTGTGTGGGAAATTTGCTTAAGCGGGCTTGCCGGCGCCGTTTACATCCTTAGTTTGGTCTGACCTGTTCTCTTCCTAAACTACTAAAGTGTTTATATTTCCTGAACTCCAGGAAAAAGAACATTTTCAAGTTAGCTCAAGGAGAATACATAGCTCCAGAGAAGATCGAGAATGTTTATGCCAAGTGCAAGTTCATTGCCCAATGCTTTATATATGGTAATACCGTATATATTCATGATTTATATTAGCTGTGCCTATCAACTATGGCCATGTGTTTTCTGAAGTTGTTGATTTGGATGCAGGTGATAGCTTCAACTCTTTTCTAGTTGCCATTGTAGCCGTGGAACCTGATGTTTTGAAGGCTTGGGCTGGATCAGAAGGAATCCAGGTAAATTACTTTAACCTTTCATTTCCACCTATTTACTCCAATTATTCTCTTATGCAATCCAATAATAACATGTTAAAATCTTTTTTAACCTCTAGAGTGAGGATTTAAGACAGCTTTGTGCTGATCCAAGAGCGAAAGCTGCTGTCTTAGCTGACATGGATTCTATTGGAAAGGAAGCACAGGTATCTTCACTTCTGACCTTACAGAGATTACTTCTGGATATCATTCCTTAATAAAGATCTCTGTTCTTATTTACCAGCTAAGAGGTTTTGAATTCGCCAAAGCTGTTTCTCTTGTTGCTGAACCATTCACAGTGGAAAATGGTCTTCTCACACCCACGTTCAAGGTAAGCCCGTTAATTCTGTTACAGGACATTTAAACACGAGAATGCAAAATCTGTCTGAACTCTTGACTCTTTTGCAGATCAAAAGACCTCAAGCTAAGGCTTACTTCGCAAAAGAAATCGCAGACATGTATGCTCAACTGAGCAAGGCCGAGTCAGCTAGACAGAGGTTGTAGTTACAACGATAAGAGCTGAGGTTCAACCGAGATATGATTGGTTCACGAAACGAAATAAGTGGACTTTTACTGTTGGGAATGGGTGCTGGGTGTGTTACCCTTGTAAAGGAATGAACTGCTCGAGGCCACACTTTACATTTTCATTCATTGTGTTCTGTAGAATACACATGTCGTCCTGCTGTTGCGAAAGGTATACACAAGACCCTGCTGTTGCGAAAGGCATACACAAGACCGAAGACATACCTAAACCTGTAAGTTATAGGAAAAAGACGCTGTACAACCATCATGTACCGTATAAGTAAACATTTTATGGCAAGAAAAGATAAATGACAAATCGTTACCCTTACAAAGATTTCAATGGGTGATGATGGTTCATTTactgtcttttctttttatttcattACATGTGATGTCATTTGCCAAGACTTCAAAGATGAAACACGGTAACAATACATGGACACGTTAGGGTATAACATGTACTATACGTAATTGTATTTAGCTAGCCTATAGTAAAATAGATCAGGAGTGCACAACTACAGACCTGTTTCCTTTACTCTGTAATGACATTTCAGAAGTTCAGAAGGAAACTGGCGGTAGCAGCACATACAGATGTTCGTCAGTTCTTAATGTCCACATTTAGCTCCACTCAAGCGGCACGTACGCATATTGAGATGCTCCAAAgcttaagaaaaaaagatcGTGATTCTCCAAATCTGCCTAGTTATCCATCAATGAACTGATGGCGACCAGTTTCCCTGCGATTAGCTGCGTGCCTGCGTTCCGCTTCTGCTTCTAGAAGCGTGGCGTTGGGGATTGCGTGATGGCCACGCCATACCGTGGTTCCcgttcaaaattttgaattcgAATGGGACCGCACTAGGCTTAGCTGGCAGCAAGCAGTGTTGGGCCTGGGTATTACGGCCCACGAGCTGTCGACGCAGTGCGGCCAGAAGGCCTTCAAATACCCACCACCTCTCAGCGGCAGTGATCCAACACGCACCGGCACACAGccacctctctctctttccccttcCCCGCTTCCTTCTCCCCCAAAGCCCCCGCCATCCCAAGCTCGCGACCTCCGCCTCCTACAGGTCTCCTCCTCTGCGTCCACTTGCGGCGGCCGTCTAAGTGTTCCGGTGCTCGATCGCGCTTAACATCTTCTGATCCTCCGATGCAGGCGCGGTGGGATGGCGCCGTCCAAGCAGCACTACGACGAGGGCGGGCAGCTCCAGCTCATGGAGCCCGACcgggtcgaggaggaggaggagtgctTCGAGTCCATCGACAAGTGTACgttcccccgcctcctccctacGCCCTCTCTCCTCGACTCCTCCTCTCCAACCCCTCCCGTCTCGTCTCCGATGCTGCATTTACTGTACTTGTTCGTGCCCGACTGTCCGTGCGTCACACGCGTGTGGTTTGTGCTTGTTTTGCATTGCGTTCCGGTTGATTCCGCCTCTAGGATCGCGCGTATCGGTCGCAATTTGGTGTTGTTTCGACGCGAATTTGATGCGAGTTTGGCTTAGCGTCCACATTTGTTTGGTTGTTGTGGAGTGCAGCGCGTGGGTCGTGTTGCGTTGGTTTGGGTTTTCTCCCCAATTTTGGTTCATTCCGGGGCTCAACCAGCGTCCTTTGCTCACCTAATTTTGTGCGGTTTTCCTGATTCCCCGCATTTGATTATCTGTCGGCTAGTTGGTGCTAATCGGTGTGTGCTGCTGCCTTTTCTCTCCGCGGATTGGTCAGAATTTTAGGCCCATTTTGATTTTTCATGCGTTTAATCCACCAGAGTGATCACTGATCTGCGGAACCCTTTCGAATTGTAAGCTAGGTAGTTCAAAATTTGTGTTCTCTGTGGATATTTGAACGAATTACTGATGTGTTTTCGTGCAGTTCGAGGTGTAGGGTTTAAGTCTGTGTTCCTCATCTGCCTCACAATTACTGGTGGCTTCCGCAAGTTCGATTTTAAGCGTTAGTTTTGGTGCGATCCGCGCTTCTCTTATGGTTCCGTGACGTGAATTGTTTTCCTGCACTTTCGTTTATTTGCATAAATTTGAATCCTGGGCATAACATTGCCTGTGAAGCTGTAACTAATCATTCCTGCATCTGTCCAAACAGTGATCTCGCAGGGAATAAACGCTGGAGACGTGAAGAAGCTGCAGGATGCTGGGATTTACACTTGCAATGGTCTCATGATGCACACCAAAAAGGTTCCAAACTCGGCAGCCTATGTTTTCTCCCTATAAATTTTGGTTGCATACTGAAGTTCATTTCTGGTTTATGACACGTTCACAGTTCACTTGTTCTATGAGTTCACGGCATGACTAATATAGTTTCACTGTATGGATTCATCTCACAGAGCCTTACAGGTATCAAGGGCTTATCTGAGGCAAAGGTTGATAAGATCTGTGAGGCTGCTGAGAAACTTCTGGTATGATTCATTGATTCTCTTTGCGTTGTGGTTCAAAATCAGCTTGCCATCAGCTCTGTGTGATATGGCCTTCTGAAATTTGTATGCTATTTGTTTGTCAGAGTCAAGGCTTCATGACAGGAAGTGATCTCCTTATTAAGGTAAGAAAGTAGGAGCTAAGATACTGATCATTATACTAGTGCTGTTTGATTGCCTACAGTGTTATTCTAAACTGACTGACAATAAGTCAATAATACATCTGTGATTGGTCGAAAATCCAAAAATAATACACAGTTTGGTTATTGATCTACTTGAGTGCTTTCATTACTCAACCTCTGTACTGTCCTTTAGGCTgcttgatttattttgttctaTTTTGAAGCGAAAGTCTGTTGTTCGGATTACCACTGGGAGCCAAGCGCTTGACGAGCTACTTGGAGGTAACATATCTCTTGTTCTTCATTTTGTTcagatcattttttttgtgtgtgtgtggaaaTGTTCAGATCATTCATGTCACTATGTTCTAATCTATTAACATGTTTCAATAATTTGAAGGTGGGATTGAGACACTGTGTATCACAGAGGCATTTGGCGAGTTTCGGTGAGTAAATAATGTTCATGCTACTGCTTTTTTCCTGGAGTTAATTTTATTGTGGACCTATTAATTGTATAATTGGAACCTATTATGTGTGCTTTGTCGATTCATCTAGTTATGCCGAACTTAGTAATAACCTGATAAAAATTTCCAAGCTTCTTTCATCTTATTTTCTGTTGTCTAGTTTTATACAGGTACTGATGGCAGTGCATACAGCGACTCCTATATATTCTTGCTGTTCTGTTAACACATTAAACGCTTGACTATTTTCCTGATGTAACACAGCCACTTACTAGTTAACAATAACGGTCTTAGTGATGTCTACTGATGCACTTCCCATTTCTCAATCCAGTTCCAACTTTCTAACATCGAAATTCGTATTATTTTACAGGTCAGGGAAGACCCAGTTGGCTCACACTCTATGTGTCTCTACTCAGGTCGGTTTCTGTCGTCGAATTTTGTCAATGGAACTACTACTATAGAAGCAATGGACAgctttcttatttttattgATGTACCACAGCTTCCACTCCACATGCATGGGGGGAATGGGAAGGTTGCCTACATTGACACTGAGGGAACATTGTATcctttgaattttttgaatagtAGCTCTAGCTGATCTGCAGAATGAATGATTTACTTTCCTCTATCTCTCCAAACTGTTTCCTTAATACCGTTCACAGCCGGCCTGAACGCATTGTGCCAATTGCTGAGAGATTTGGAATGGATGCCAATGCTGTCCTTGACAACGTATGGCTCATTTTACATGTCCCTTAGCCGACGAATATAACAAGCAGTTTGTCTAATTTAACATCAATTTCTGGTTTTAGATCATATATGCTCGAGCATACACCTATGAGCACCAGTACAACTTGCTCCTGGGCCTTGCTGCCAAGATGGCTGAAGAGCCTTTCAGACTTCTGGTAGGCATGGGCTATAACATAAAATACCTATATAGGCTGATAGATCTCAACATTGCTTATGTATTGTTGTTTGACCTGGAAATGATAGATTGTGGATTCTGTGATTGCGCTATTCCGTGTTGATTTCAGTGGTAGGGGTGAACTTGCAGAGCGCCAGGTACTCTAGTTTAACTAGCTAACTATGTCAAAACCAAGCAACTCATGAATTAGTTGAATGCTTCCATTTCACATACTTGTTTAGTTTAACTGTTTGTTCTATGAACTTGCAGCAAAAACTGGCACAGATGCTGTCTCGCCTTACAAAGATTGCTGAGGAGTTCAATGTTGCAGTTTACATCACAAACCAAGGTGTGCTGTCCAATCTAATCCTGTCTATTTCAAGGAAGATTTTTCTTAGATTCATGGATCTCAAATCATAATTTGTGTCTTTCTTGTTACAGTGATTGCCGATCCAGGTGGTGGTATGTTCATAACTGACCCAAAAAAGCCGGCAGGAGGCCACGTGCTGGCGCATGCAGCCACCATCCGGTTGATGCTGAGGAAAGGCAAAGGCGAGCAGCGGGTTTGCAAGATCTTTGATGCCCCTAACCTTCCTGAGGGAGAAGCTATATCCTTTTGCTATATACTTGTTTACTGCTTGTGCTCATTGCTTTAATTTGGTAGGTTGCTAAACTCTAGAGAAAACTGCTTTGTTAGGACTTGCACATCAAATTTTGTGATTCATTTCATCTGCTAACCTCCATGACTGAAAGCTTCATGGCACAAATAAGCAATGATCTGAAGTCGAGAAGTTTCCCTTGACCAGCAACACGTTTTCCAGATTACAACAGGTGGGTTGATGGATGTGAAAGACTGACTGCTCGCGGAGGGAACTTCCTGTCTTAAACTGTTTATAGTTCTGTTAGCAAAAGTCACAAGCTATTGTAGGTATTGACAAAAGCTACTGCAGTGTTACTCTGTTCTTGCCACTTCCGAGAATTTAGGCAACCTCTATTATGCTTATACCCCTTGTTGAGTATCCTGTAGGATCAAACAATTGTATCGAGGACGGAAGTTGTCTTGTTAAGTTGAGTTTACATGTTCTTGGCTTCCCTGGAAAATAGGGATACACCAAACTGAAGGATATGAAAATGAAATAGGCCCTGCcttttttgaagaaagaaattgGTTGTCTCTTTATTTCTTCTTGTATAAAAACAGCATGAATAATCATATGCTTTTTGGTACTTATACAATCTTTCATCCTCTGTGGATGTATGAGTTAAAACAAAATAGTACTCCATCCTATCTTGCATGGAACTCcaaataatattttttggTCGTTGCTGTCCAGGTGTACTTCTTAGTCTTTCAGTTTCCAAATTTCTGGGGATCTGAATTCAGCATTTGCTAGATAGTTGATTTGCTGGCAAAGAGTATCTTCTTGTTAGTGTGAATAGTGACACTCAAAGTCGTGTTAAGGAGCACTGTGACAGAAACTGGACTGTGACATGAGAGGATCACTGATGTGGGTTACAACAGTGGCTGGTTTAAAAAAGTAAATCCAGTTTTACATTCATGTCTGCAAACACGAACGGGTTTTacatcagagagagagagagagagaacacaCACAGGTCCAGAAACAGATCAAATGAATGGCTCTCTGCTTCTAGGTTTACATCGAAGGGGGCCTTTTCTGGCTGCCGGAGTGCAGAACTCTAGCTCTGAAACAAACAATCGATCTATTCAGGTAGTGAGGTAGATGATCGATCACGGGCTGGTGGGTGGTGGCCTCCATCTCTCACCGGCGACGCCCGTTTTCGTGCAGCAGGCAGAGCGGCGTACTCGAAGATGTAGCTCTGGTGGAAGGAGTGGTTGCACGGCACTGAGCTTGTCTTCCGGGTGGAAGTCTTGGGGGCAACCTGATCAGTCTGCAACCTCGCGTCAGACCCGCAGGTACGGTCTCCGGCAGCGCCAGGACGGCCTCGCGCGATGCCGGGACTCCTCACTGGTAcctctggagtctggactcTGGTGCCGGCGCCGATGCTCCTCTCTGCGCTCCTGACTGGTACCTCTGAAATCAGGCCATTTGCTTCGTCAATCTCCGCAAACAGGCCACGCGCCCAAGCCCGGATCGAGCTGTGCACACTTAACCGGCATATGCATCGACCCCGGAACCAGCGTGTCTGGATCCATCTGCGTCCTGAGGAGACGGTCCGGCCGCCTGGGAAAAACGCTTGGGCTCGTTGCGTTTGCAGGATTTTGAAACATACGAATAAAAAAGAGTGAATTTAAACACAAGTTTTGAGGCAGCCTTCTCACGGAACACTGGTAGATGCTAACCTGTCCACAGaaccacaacttttgtgtCCAATTATCTCAGCCCACCCAAAACACGGATTTAACCTCGTTTGACACTATTtcttacaggtggggcccgcacGTCAGATACCACATCTTTTTCATGAGACcctcatctttttcttttttttcctcattgctcttcttcttctacggTGGGAGTTTATTTAACCAGCCATGGAAATTGACCcaggcggtggcgcgggcaGCGAGGCAGCAGGCTggcggggcgggcggcggtaagggcgggcgcgcggcgggcagCAGGGAAGCACGGCGGGCGGCTGGGCGAGGCAGCAGCGGGGTGCGACAGGCGGCAGGGAGTCGAAGCATCAGAGTGACGGCCCGCTGCCCCGCCGCTTTGCTCGGCCACCGCCCTGCCGCCCCCACCGCCACCCGGGCCAACGGCCTGCTGCCCCGCCACCCGCCGTTTGCGGGCGCGCGCCACCTGCTGCCTcacccggccgccgccgtgcttcCCTGCTGCCCCGCCACCCACCGTCTGCAGGCGCGCGCCGCTTGCTGCCTTGCCCGGCCGCCCGCCGTGCTTCCCTGATGCCCACCGCGCGCCCGCCCTtaccgccgcccgccccgccgGCCTGCTGCCCCCCACGGGGATGGTCTGCCTGCTGCCTCGCtgcccgcgccaccgcctgGGTCAATTTCCATGGCCAGTTCAAGAAAACTCCCAccgtagaagaagaagagcaatgaggaaaaaaaagaaaaagacgaGGGGTCTCATGAAAAAGATGTGGCACCTGACGTGCAGGCCCCACCTGTAAGAAATAGTGT carries:
- the LOC100827728 gene encoding long chain acyl-CoA synthetase 6, peroxisomal isoform X1 gives rise to the protein MWTRGTEEAMAREEEQQRQEQEERSQAMDAAQRRLRAVSAHLEPPTQVDTNGGGLAANPTAGEYAHASSVQGYSVVLPEKLQTGKWNVHRSAQSPLRLISRFPSTPDIGTLHDNFLYAVETFTDCRYLGTRLSANGAVGEYKWMTYGEASTSRTAIGSGLIYHGIAEGARIGLYFINRPEWIIIDHACAAYSYVSVPLYDTLGPDAVQFIVNHATVEAIFCVPQTLSSLLSFITQMPCVRLIVVVGGDDTNTPSATASTGVEIITYSRLHSQGKMSSQTFRPPKPEDVATICYTSGTTGTPKGAVLSHENLIANVAGSSLVVKFYPSDVYISYLPLAHIYERANQIALLHYGVAIGFYQGDNLKLMDDLAALRPTVFASVPRLYNRIYSAITNAVKESGGLKERLFRTAYNAKRQALMSGRNPSPMWDKLVFNKIKARLGGRVRLMTSGASPLSADVMEFLRICFGGEVLEGYGMTETSCVITTMDIGDRLIGHVGSPNPSCEIKLVDVPEMNYTSEDQPHPRGEICVRGPAIFRGYYKDEVQTRDVIDGDGWLHTGDIGLWLPGGRLKIIDRKKNIFKLAQGEYIAPEKIENVYAKCKFIAQCFIYGDSFNSFLVAIVAVEPDVLKAWAGSEGIQSEDLRQLCADPRAKAAVLADMDSIGKEAQLRGFEFAKAVSLVAEPFTVENGLLTPTFKIKRPQAKAYFAKEIADMYAQLSKAESARQRL
- the LOC100827728 gene encoding long chain acyl-CoA synthetase 6, peroxisomal isoform X2, producing MWTRGTEEAMAREEEQQRQEQEERSQAMDAAQRRLRAVSAHLEPPTQVDTNGGGLAANPTAGEYAHVQGYSVVLPEKLQTGKWNVHRSAQSPLRLISRFPSTPDIGTLHDNFLYAVETFTDCRYLGTRLSANGAVGEYKWMTYGEASTSRTAIGSGLIYHGIAEGARIGLYFINRPEWIIIDHACAAYSYVSVPLYDTLGPDAVQFIVNHATVEAIFCVPQTLSSLLSFITQMPCVRLIVVVGGDDTNTPSATASTGVEIITYSRLHSQGKMSSQTFRPPKPEDVATICYTSGTTGTPKGAVLSHENLIANVAGSSLVVKFYPSDVYISYLPLAHIYERANQIALLHYGVAIGFYQGDNLKLMDDLAALRPTVFASVPRLYNRIYSAITNAVKESGGLKERLFRTAYNAKRQALMSGRNPSPMWDKLVFNKIKARLGGRVRLMTSGASPLSADVMEFLRICFGGEVLEGYGMTETSCVITTMDIGDRLIGHVGSPNPSCEIKLVDVPEMNYTSEDQPHPRGEICVRGPAIFRGYYKDEVQTRDVIDGDGWLHTGDIGLWLPGGRLKIIDRKKNIFKLAQGEYIAPEKIENVYAKCKFIAQCFIYGDSFNSFLVAIVAVEPDVLKAWAGSEGIQSEDLRQLCADPRAKAAVLADMDSIGKEAQLRGFEFAKAVSLVAEPFTVENGLLTPTFKIKRPQAKAYFAKEIADMYAQLSKAESARQRL
- the LOC100828341 gene encoding meiotic recombination protein DMC1 homolog isoform X1 codes for the protein MAPSKQHYDEGGQLQLMEPDRVEEEEECFESIDKLISQGINAGDVKKLQDAGIYTCNGLMMHTKKSLTGIKGLSEAKVDKICEAAEKLLSQGFMTGSDLLIKRKSVVRITTGSQALDELLGGGIETLCITEAFGEFRSGKTQLAHTLCVSTQLPLHMHGGNGKVAYIDTEGTFRPERIVPIAERFGMDANAVLDNIIYARAYTYEHQYNLLLGLAAKMAEEPFRLLIVDSVIALFRVDFSGRGELAERQQKLAQMLSRLTKIAEEFNVAVYITNQVIADPGGGMFITDPKKPAGGHVLAHAATIRLMLRKGKGEQRVCKIFDAPNLPEGEAVFQITTGGLMDVKD
- the LOC100828341 gene encoding meiotic recombination protein DMC1 homolog isoform X2; translated protein: MAPSKQHYDEGGQLQLMEPDRVEEEEECFESIDKLISQGINAGDVKKLQDAGIYTCNGLMMHTKKSLTGIKGLSEAKVDKICEAAEKLLSQGFMTGSDLLIKSVVRITTGSQALDELLGGGIETLCITEAFGEFRSGKTQLAHTLCVSTQLPLHMHGGNGKVAYIDTEGTFRPERIVPIAERFGMDANAVLDNIIYARAYTYEHQYNLLLGLAAKMAEEPFRLLIVDSVIALFRVDFSGRGELAERQQKLAQMLSRLTKIAEEFNVAVYITNQVIADPGGGMFITDPKKPAGGHVLAHAATIRLMLRKGKGEQRVCKIFDAPNLPEGEAVFQITTGGLMDVKD